The segment CGTAGAAGTTCTCGTAGACGGGGACGAGCACCGGAGCGAACTCCACGAACTTTTTAACGAGCGACAAAGCCTCCGCGTCGGACCCGGGTCGGGTTCCCCAAGAATCGACCCAGAATCCGTTTCTGACGACGAGTTTGGAGACATGAAGAAGAGGGAGattgaagaggaggaggaggttatTCCGGGTTGACCCGGATCGCCAATTGGGGAACTTGGTACCCACGGGAAGACCCGTCTGAAGAATCGAACGGAGATCAAGAGGGAAGGAGATGCCGATAGAAGATTCAACGGCTGAGATCTCTTGATTGGTGAGCCCAGGTGAAACATCGAGACCGGTTAGAGATTTCAAATGGTTAATCGTGGTTTTGCAGTAAACCGGTATCGGAGGCTTAACAGAGGATCGAATAGGATCGGTAGTTATGTAACTGAGAGGGCTGATTATTCCGGGAAGACGATGATTCATCTTTTGTACTAAGCTGAAACTAGTCAAGACAAGAGATGTGTTATTTATAAGGAAGAGAGAATCAAATCTAATGTCTTGACAAAATTGAGTGGATGATTATGGGAAGTTACGTTAATTGGAAACAGTGATTTTCTATCATACGACGAAGTGAATAAGAGGAAACTAAATCGTGTTTATGTTTATTAAAGGTAAAGATAAATGCGTGTGAATCTTACAgctattagagcatgattattgcaaggactaattgcaaagtccttacaataaaaaaatgttattttgtggTTAAGGACAATAGTTAAGGACAATTGTCAATAATTAGATTATTGGTAGGACTTTCTAAAGTTTCTTagctaaataattatttatttaagtaaGTAATGACATATAAaaggaaaatttaaaataaaacatataaaacattattaaaactgaaaatatgaaaaaattacaaagttggaaaaaaaaatacaaacatgaaaaaaaacaggaacatacattttatttagttatttttccgTCCAAATTTTTCTAAACATCGTAGTTATTCGGGAGATTTCCAAATTTATCCcatatattttcaatcaaatctttttttaattgttgATGGCTTTGTTTATCCCGAACTTCTGCTCGACGACCCAATATAGTACCGAGATTTGTACTCCTCCTGACTACAAATGTAGGATCCACATCTTCTCCTTGTTGAAATTCTGAAGCGTGCTGAGTGTATGAACCTCGTTCATTttcgacaatcatattatgaagtattatacatgctttcataatatttcctattttatttttatcccATAAATTAGATGGATTTCTAACAACTGCGAATCTTGCTTGCAGAACTCCGAAGGCGCGCTCAACATCTTTTCGCACGGCTTCTTGTTTTTTAGcaaataaactattttttggACCTTGCGGGAGTCGGATAGATTGAATAAAAGTAGCCCATTTGGGATAAATACCATCCGCCAGATAGTAACCCAAATGGTACTCAGTTCCGTTGACATAGAAATTGACTTCCGGAGCGTTTCCGTTTATaatttcatcaaaaacaggtgaacggtcaagaatattaagatcgttcattgtacctggagctccaaaaaacgcgtgccatatccagaggTCCTGTGAAGCTACCGCCTCCAACACAATTGTTGGTTTTTCGGTTCCTCGTGAATACATacctttccaagcggtggggCAATTCTTCCACTGCCAATGCATGCAATCGATGCTTCCAACCATCCCTGGAAATCCACGTTCTTCTCCAATATGGAGTAGTCTTTCCAGATCCTCCGGGGTGGGACGTCTAAGATATTCATCGCCAAACAACTGGACAATTCCGGCGGTAAATTGATACAAACATTTCCGAGCTGTAGTTTCACCAATTCGTACATACTCGTCAACTGTATCAGACCCACCACCATACGCCAATTGACGAATTGCAGCGGTACATTTTTGTAGCGGAGATAGACTAGCCCGTCCGACAGCATCTTCGCATTGTTGAAAATACTCTACTTCTGTAGCGAGACGATGCACAATACGCAAGAACAATGGTTTGGTCATTCGAAATCGCCGACGGAAAATATTAGGAGGATATGTTGGAGTTTCAGAAAAGTAATCATTCCAAAGCTGAATGTGACCTTTTTCCCGGTTTCTCTCAATATAAATgcgtttttttctctcttttggtTCGGGAATATTATCAGGGATTTGAAAGCATTCTTCAACTAGAGTTTCAaattcattatcatcatcatcatcattatgaTAATGATAATGGGAAGAAGATGCCATAAACAATTTTTAAAGGAGAGAAATTGTTTTGAGAATAGATTGAGAAGTGGTGATTTTCAAAGAAATAAACGCACACTTCTAATTATAGGATTTGAGAAGTGGTGCATTTTTGTATTTACTGACTGCTGTAAACTCACGGGATAGCAAAGAGGGGATGGTGAATATCAGTACAAAGTCACAGGATCATATTGAGAGGAAGGAGATGTCGGTAGTATAGGTAAGTCACGGGGTCAAACCAAAAGCCACATGCATTACACATAAATAATTCAAACTTGATACATTACACATAACGCCAATTAAGTCATTACATAAGCTTAACATTACACATTACACATAATCCATAATACATCCTAGATCATGTAAAATAGACGAGACCATGACTAACAAACCATTAAGCAGCCTATTATGACTACCACAATCACGAGTAGACCTACAACGTATTGAAAGCCAAAGCCAAAGGAAGAGGTTGATTTCTTATTACCTATGTCGGACACGATCTTATCTAGCCTCACCAGTTTTTGCTCAGTCTCGTATTGGTGATCCTTAAGAAGGTTAAGCTCTGTCCCGTAGTCACTCATACCGGCAAGATAATCAACCTTCTCAGCCAACTGAAGTGTGAGAATCCCGGGCTCTCATCTCCTCCATTACAGCTTGGTCCCACCATTTCCATACATGGCAATCACCATCATCTACATTCGCACACGTATAGTATAATCTCCCTTGATTGTTTCTACTCAGAGATGTTGCAAGAAGTGGACGCGCACCGCAGTAACATGTTTGAGGGAATCCGAACTCGACCTCGGGTTGAGGAGGGAACTGAACCGTCGTTCGCTGTGTGTGAAGCTCAGCTTGGTCCTGACGAATAAGCTCTTCTGTTTCGCTGAACCCACTGTCAGCTGCATTGTCACCGTACGCCTCAGATGAGGAAGGCTGAGAGTAGCTGTAATCAAGTCCCATGttaacctgcaaaaaaaaattgataaggTTAATACATATACAAGCTTAACATAACCACAAAACAGGATTTTAAAATGATTCATTAATAAGTGAAATAAGCGGAAGTAAACAAGACATAGGCATGATTAACATAACTGATTCATTAATAACGATAGTAAAATGCCATAAACAAGGAGTACATTCATCAAGTTGAAGACATAGAACGGAATTTAAAGATAAAACAAATAACTTAGgacataatttataaatttaaaacatagcTAGGGAATAGTTCTCAGAAATAAGCGGCTAGAAGCTTATTCTTGACCACTTCTTCAGCCTCACTAAGGGGTTCATTTCTGGCGAGCAGTGTGTCTAGAATGGCCAGCTTTGAAAGTTTCTCCTTCATCGCCAAATCTTCCTTCCTCCTTTCCAAAATGGTGGTAACCTCAGCCATAGACCTCCCGTGACCATTAGTCTTTTTAGCTTTAGCAGCCTTGATACCTTCAGGTCGAGTCTCACTATCAACAACATTCGCTTGGGAACTTTCCGCAGCGGATTTTCTCTTTGAACTTCCCGTGAGTTTACAAGTGTTAAGGCTAATGatctatattaaattattaaataaatattttgacatttaaaaattaaataattaccTTTTTCAACACACCCAAACATGTGTAGATGGATTCATTAATATACTTGAAACAAAGTTTTTTTGATCAATTATTCTAAAGCTGTAACTGTTATTATTCCCCAAAGAAAtgtaattgtattttttttttaatccagaAGATCCAAAGTTGAATTTTTTATTGTCAGCAAGATCCAAAGTTGAATATTTAGAAGAAATTATGGGAAATGACCAATTAAGCAAGTAGGTATGGTCAAAATATCTTGACTAAAAAACTTAATTAAGCTGACTCTGAATCAGGACTGATTCTGAAATTTAAAGAGCCATAGAGGATTTATGAAagattttaactaattttttatttttacaaatttagggatacaaatttttttttgaagagtTTATATCGATTTTTCTTCAAAGAATTTGGAGCCTTAGACCATTGTTTCATTTGGATTTGTCCAGGACGGATCTTTAATCcgaattgaaagtttctaatcGGTTTGTCTCTAGATTGATATACAAAAAGAACTAGTATTAAATTAGATTTAAGGTGAAAACTGATGAATAGTTAAGAATTTCTTAAAAGTTTATTGTTGTATTTGTACTAATGTATACACAAAATCTTGAACCTGAATAGATTTAGTTAAATTCGGTCAATCCAATTATTTTTTACCTATTTGAAAATACATACTTAGAATAACTTTAAATAgtttgaatataaaatatttgttatttttaggTATAATAACCAActaaaccataaaaattttaaaaatatttgagaagttttaaatcaattaattttaaaaaataaataaaaagttattaaaaagtAGGACATAATGTTTTATAGTGTTTAGACACATGATCATTTgttgtgttgttttaaaacaGATTTAGTAGTCTAATGTTATTTTCCAtaactagaatattgaattTAACTATATAGTAGAGAGTATATTAATTTCAAAACTTACAAAAAGATTTAGTCTTTAATAAtgattctgttttaataagaGAGATATCAATATCCAACATCCAACAAGTATTCATATAAAAAACTGGTCTCAAACAAATGAACGTAACTGAcctaaaagaaataaatacttaaatggattttatgatattaaaataattagaaattaaaaattgatgtaaatcaaaacaaatatttgaCTACCTTTACGAAGAAATGTCCTCAAAAGACTTTATATTTTGAAGATTGCTATGTCACCTGGTTTAATTAATAGAATAATTTTTGCgacgtaagaaaaaaaaatatttgagaaaCTTACCTTTAAAAGTATTTATAACTCATGATCCTTAAAGCTAAAAATGCATAAAATAAATTGAAGTGCAATTGGCCGATAATTACGCATAATGGATTCATCTCGTCACTTTATCATGTACTAGGGTCGGTCCGTCCTACGGACgagatattagttaatttgatattcactaaatgctcgagttgaaatttgttttaagattcaagaatttggttctctgttatgtgttacttattagtatgcggtggtatagttgtttttcaattattcttgttttggtattgtatcaaattaattaattgtccaactcataattatagatgtacaaatgtagatttgtgataaagtttgatgacaatactgttttttttttaatttttattcatagtggagtgtgcatgtgtcagaaagaggcctatatcaacttttatgtttttgcgtatggatttttaatatatattattttgtataatgcatacttgctcaacaacatttgcttgtagactaaaaaaactgttttctatatttttaaaagagaaaatatttagtctagaatataacatgtacatatgtattgactatatatagaaattgggtgttattttaaaatgacatatgtatagaagtttttcaaccattacttcactggcacaaaacatttataattgcaaatactttcttttaaaagcaaaactaataaaagcgtgtacaacaaatgtattttgatatatattatatacatcaagttataaaggttggaaacattgcaaaactgtttggagcaaagtttttaacttcacgatcttcatcttgacgtcagtttaGTACcggccctggccacaagcagaagaagcatgagCTTCCAGCCGatacgataataagtattttcgcggccacatatttacaaaaagtgactttagcctagtggttctaagagaaattaccagtgtTGGAAGTGCTGGGTTCAATTATCTCTGACAGCCTTTTGTTTAATTTTGCCcccaaatataaaatgggacacgtgtTACTCCCATAACACACAACTTGATGATGTGGCATCACAGGAGAGAGgtgaacatatttttatatatatagattttctcCTTTGTATCAATTCTATTAAATCTCACAacgaaatattaaaaatatcatattagtAATTGAAGCCTACACAattagattctttttttttcttggtaaaATACAGATTTAGATTCTTTGGAAGACAATACAACCAATATGCTAATTTTACTGCCAAATTTCTTGTTCTACTTAAATGTAGTATCCCTTCTTGATTAACACCAATGGCAAAATGCCATCAGGATATGGGCCCTTTCCTTATCTTGTCTGTCTAAGCAGAACCGGTTAGGTTGGAGCCTTCTTAGAGGCTTAGTTGTAGCCGTGCAAATTTTAATCAATGGAAGTTTATTTGAGCCAAAATCCTTTTGAGTCTGATTAGGTAGGATTACAGACAGATTACTAAAAGTTAATCTTCCTTTCtagattttatttgtttattttatttgaaagatTCGATGTGTTTAGCTTTTGGTATCCAAAATATTTGTCATTGGAGACAGAATGTGTCGGCTTTGAGTCTCATGGGCTGGTTTTGTCTTATGTTTATATGTGACCTCGCTTTTGTAGCAGAAGCGGGGATATGCTACATAATAGACTGTTTTTGTGATGCTCAAACAAAAATACtggttttttttaaacattctACATAATAGACTGTAAAACATGTAAATTTGTCACTTTTAGATAATTAGTAACGCTCCAGCTGTTTAAGGCTTATAGGGTTTCCatgacctttttttttgtcacagaaaATAGGGTTTCCATGACCATTTACTTGGTATGTggatttattttgtgttttggcTGGTGCGTTAATTTTTGAAGCTAAAAAAAACTGATTATTGATTGTGTCATCACAATATGATGTTTTCCGTGTTTTGGTCTCACTCACACATTATCATATCATTTCGCGATAGATTATTCATCATTTGAATACTCCAACTTAAGAATGTTTAATTCTGAAGTTCTTTATAGACAAATGATCAAAGATATGcatattttaatgatatatgTAGTCAAATCAGTtctactaattttttttatcatataccACAAATCgagatgttacaattcacctcATTTCACAAAGTACACCATCTTCGTTGCCCAAGATTGTCACACGTCAGAGTAAGCCTGCCTACACGAACTCCATACTCAtcttggtttggttttgataCCACTTGTAACACTCTGATTGTCGATTAATGGATCTCTCATGCTCGTTCACTCAACCCGTGAAACCTATTATAAGTGAATATTAGATTTAGTATtcataaaatattcaaaaataaataaaattatctaaaaatagctATAACCCCTCAATATTTGAAATAGATACCATTTTGCCGCTCAAATATCCAACTCGAATCAAATTTCATGttaatttatgtattcaaaGATCCAAACTGAAATTTATAAACACTTGAATATAACTTAAATTCCTAACTCCAAAAATCTAAAATCCGAACCAAACCGGACGCTCACCCCTATTTTGAAACACTGGTGTGATGTATTAAGAATATTCTCGTTTAGGCGAGTACCGTGAACATCATTTATGAGTTAGACGAGTTTGATGGCCTAAAATTAGTTAGGATCTGTgttatttgattatatagtGAAATGTAATAGTTGATGTAATTACAACTATAACCTTTTAAGATTtaatcaaaatttcaaaatatttaaattaatacgaGAGAGTACATGAAAAAGTTATTATATCATTTCAATTGTAAAaacgtaaaaaataaaaattaactaaatgAGATGAGTTAAAATGATAGATTATCATAtttgaaaaactaaaaaatttaaaactgaaTTTTATCCTGGACATATTAAATAGAAAGggaattttaattttaccacAAGtttgataccacttttcaaatttagttttaaaagataattattcatatatactttGAATTTGTGATAAAAAGTTTTAATTAACTCTCATAATTaaatctttataaatatttaaaatagtttttaaatatttaaaacaatttatgAAATACTTATAAAAGTTTATTAACCCAATCCAACTCGTAAATATTAAATCATAAACAATAATTACTAAACCATACAACCAaatattagaatatttttcattaagtatattttgaaaaatagtaaCTAATTTAGGGTACTTTAAGTCATTTCTCTTAAATAATAGATGTATTATCATATTCTGACTCTCaaatatctatatttatataaaaaatactaatagataaaaaaaaatcgatagaaacatatcatatttaaaatttgttaattcAACTTAATACACATTAAACTTATACCAcaacatttttaaaatgtgttttatcaaaaaaaaaaaattctaaaatatatatccCAAAATATGAAACATATTAGATCTTAATAAGCACGTGAATAGACCTTTgtagtttatataaaaaaaatacataccaCATTGGATATTTTGTcaactctaaaataaaatttttcacaaaaacttaaaattaataaactaatattataaaaatataacaaatatgaaaatctttaaattttaccaaaaataaaaataaaaatgtttaacaaaataaatgtttaaattaaaaaaatatagaaaatctgCTCATGATCTAGTTTGTATTTTGAAAGAGACTCGTCGTTTTGTAAAAGGTTAAAAAAGCATGATCGTCGTAACAGTAAGTATTAGTCGTTTTTGAAATGAAGCCCACTAGCCCAATAAAATTTGATCCCAACATAAACCTATCCGAAACCTTAGCGGATCCGATCTCCGAGAAGACAAGGACAGTGACATTAGAGTTCGAGACGGCTGCGACGAAAGACCAAAAGGAGGATCTTACGTTGAACCTGTTAGAGAATGCATTATCAGCGGGGTCGAGAATTGGTCGGATGGTCTCTGCGGTTCTTAGCTTGAAGAAGCTTGTCGGATCTTAGCTTGAAGAAGCTTGTCGGA is part of the Brassica rapa cultivar Chiifu-401-42 chromosome A09, CAAS_Brap_v3.01, whole genome shotgun sequence genome and harbors:
- the LOC117128433 gene encoding putative nuclease HARBI1, coding for MASSSHYHYHNDDDDDNEFETLVEECFQIPDNIPEPKERKKRIYIERNREKGHIQLWNDYFSETPTYPPNIFRRRFRMTKPLFLRIVHRLATEVEYFQQCEDAVGRASLSPLQKCTAAIRQLAYGGGSDTVDEYVRIGETTARKCLYQFTAGIVQLFGDEYLRRPTPEDLERLLHIGEERGFPGMVGSIDCMHWQWKNCPTAWKGMYSRGTEKPTIVLEAVASQDLWIWHAFFGAPGTMNDLNILDRSPVFDEIINGNAPEVNFYVNGTEYHLGYYLADGIYPKWATFIQSIRLPQGPKNSLFAKKQEAVRKDVERAFGVLQARFAVVRNPSNLWDKNKIGNIMKACIILHNMIVENERGSYTQHASEFQQGEDVDPTFVVRRSTNLGTILGRRAEVRDKQSHQQLKKDLIENIWDKFGNLPNNYDV
- the LOC103842456 gene encoding uncharacterized protein LOC103842456, which produces MNHRLPGIISPLSYITTDPIRSSVKPPIPVYCKTTINHLKSLTGLDVSPGLTNQEISAVESSIGISFPLDLRSILQTGLPVGTKFPNWRSGSTRNNLLLLFNLPLLHVSKLVVRNGFWVDSWGTRPGSDAEALSLVKKFVEFAPVLVPVYENFYVPSTTPNLAGNPVFRIDGDGVTVLSCDVAGFLQGLNGSDEIRDSGGSRRRRRVEFWTDVAERGRMMVARGPTRGWWSALSCDERIRACLDDAFWKLREAGWKEDEVREMMVMDGVDEDTCTEDEDYRKGGEVTTLRALLYSQEP